The Engraulis encrasicolus isolate BLACKSEA-1 chromosome 24, IST_EnEncr_1.0, whole genome shotgun sequence DNA window GGTAAATTAGGATGTGTGACAAGCGTTATGTAAAGTAAAAGCCCTTCTTCTCATTCCCGTTTTAGTCATAACTTCCCCATATCCCTGAGAGACTTCAGCACAGCAGCTCCAGTTCCTCTGTGTCTCGCCCAGGTCAGGCGCAgcgcagcagtgttgccagatgtgtctgatcaaatcccgcccaaatagttctcaaaaaacgccaaaatacgctaaattccgcccaatttcaacaaattacatagaTTTCTATGGgtataaaacggcagaaaaaaacgccaaatggccaatttttcccgtttttacccgcagatggccaacGTAAGTAGCCCacttgggcgggtaaccgcccaatctggcaacactgcagctcagctcagcccaggGCTCAGAGGCCCTCAGAGGCTGCAACTGCACTGTGACGTTGACTCGTACCAGTAGGAGGAATACTAGACACCGGAGTTAGTTTTAATCaattcaacctctctctctctctctttctctttctttttttctttctctttcacacatacacgcacacacgcgcacgcacacacacagacatacacacacacaacccatcaaAAAATAAACACACCTGTGTTaagttgtgagtgtttgtgcatgtgagtttctctgtgtgtgtgtgtgtgtgtgtgtgtgtgtgtgtgtgtgtgtgtgtgtgtgtgtgtgtgtgtgtgtgtgtgtgtgtgtgtgtgtgtgtgtgtgtgtgtgtgtgtgtgtgtgtgtgtgtgcatgcgtgcatgtgtgtgtgtgtgtgcgcgctcgctgCTTTGTTGCACTTGAAAATGAGATTAgcttttcaaaaaaagaaatattAGCGGTTCCACTTGTGGTTACAGGATTGGAAGTGACTATAGAGATGGCTGAGTAGGCCTGCACACTGCACTCCCCTTCCTCCTGACTTCaagatggagaacacacacacaagcactctctttttctttcacacacacgcacacgcacgcgcacgcacacacacacacacacacgcacacgcacgcgcacacacacacacacacacacacacacacactctcctctcagtTCTGTCTGGATGAGTGGAATTTCTCTAACACACATGATCATGCTGTTAAGTTGGATTAAACATTGGCTTCTGGTACTTTCCAGTGACTTCAATAAAGAAAAAGAGTCATGTGTTTTTGTTAGCCACTTCCACAAATTTCCCAAATCCACACGTTTCGAGCTGGTGCTAGTATAGGAGCTGAGTGAAGCTAATCGTAACGTTTACTTTCATACCCcagcatgcaatcacacacacacacacacacacacgcacgcacgcacgcacgcacacacacacacacacacacacacacacacacacacacacacacacacacacacacacacacacacacacacacacgcacaaacacacacacacacgcacgcacgcacgcacgtacgtacgcacacacacacacacacacacacacacacacacacacacacacacacctctccgaTGTGACCCTGGCTTGTCTCGGGCTCTTTGCGGCCCCCACCACCACAGTAAGGATAGggcgagaggtagagagagagagaggtagagagagagagagagagagagagagagagagagagagagagagagagagagagagagagagagagagagaggaggtatacAATATATTAACACCCTAccatgtgtttaaaaaaaatctttatctcGTTTTCTTTTTCCTGTCAGATAGTGTTCTGATGGTGAGCTCTCACATGCTCTTAAAAAACAAACAGTCCGTTTCAGTTACGCAGCCTCACAATTCCCTGTCTGTGCTTCCCTTTCTGTCAACTTCTCCATAATTCTTGGCTTCTTTTTTTTTCGGTTGGGCCTTCAGCCTGGTGTGTTAAAACGCTTCCCCTTTTCCTTCAGATTCCTATATTTCACTATTTCCACTTCTTCCTCTTACAGCTTGTACAAACAAGAGGTGGCTTTAGGGATGGGGAAACCAGCACTATACCACCATGACATGGCATGCAAACTGTAGCTATACAACCTTTTGTGTTGATTCAATTGTGCATGGGTACCGTAAAGGTCCCTGTTTgcgattgttaaaaaaaaaaactctgaggGATGTTTCATCATTTCGTTTCCATGGTTTATGAACAACTTGGATGGAGGAAATATTACAAAGTTATAATTATCCTACTTTTCCCCGTCTAGAATAAAAATTGCTCATGATTGCAAAAAGAAGCTCCAAATGCCTTCTGCACATATGTGTTTTAGTCATATCATTCCCATGATTTATTACCGAGAATACTTGGATGGATATCAACTTAAAATATTATTAAGTTTACAAATAATCATACTATTAAATACCCAGATGAAACTAATTTTAATTACTTAATCGTCATGGTTGACTACTTTCGTCATCTTTCAGTGTTAGGGGACAGGATAGGTTATCATTTCTGCCCTGATAATTAAGGTTAagccttgtctgtctgcctgcctgcctgcctgtctgcctgtctgtcagtctgactGTGTCtctatgtttgtgagtgttttgAGTATTTACCATGGTTTGTTGGTCTGGTTTACACCGCAGTAGTCCTGTTTCACACTGCTTCCTGTGTCTCTGTTTCCTGTTTATCTTGCTGTCGTTTGTttcacagacgagagagagagcaagggagagagagagagagagaaagagagatgagcgaTAGAGATGaatatcattcagtgtaacagaGGAATACCTTAATGTTTTGGTCATGTTTGGAGTTGAATCTCAATCTACCGCAGCAAATCTAATTTGTACTTGTAGATGCATTTATAAAAATGCATAGATAATCTTTTGGAATGTACTGTGACCTTTTGCCCTGCAATTAGGACATAGAGGGAGGGCCAAAGAGATATCGAATGAGCCGAGTGAAACCACTTCTTTTTCGTCTTTCAGCACTGGTGTGACCCGTACGTCTACCTGTAACATTTGGCATATTAATCAAGGCATCTGCAAACCGGTGCATGAACTGCTCTGCAACTATACTTAGATCTCCATAAGCAAAACCTGTATGATACATAGCTAGAGGAAGGGCGTGTGTATGTAGCTCACAGAACAAGGGTGTTTCTAACTTTGAACATGCGTGCATGAAGCGCGCAGCTTTCTGGAGCAGTGCACACACTCTTAACAAGCTTTCCCTTCAGACCTGTGCGCTATTCTCGCAGGTTATCACTTTGAATTTTTATTTAGCACGAATACTTTCTAGCCTTATCTTGAATAATCAAGATACAAGCTGGCCTATACTAGAAAGCTATCCTTGAACTATCATTGAAGCTTGAAGAAAGATACTATCTTCCTGTGGCTGAAACCGACTTGTTTTGAGGGCAAAGGTGTTGGTCCTGGCAACAGAAAGTGAAAATCATCAGTCATCTGTTCATCCCACCTGTGCACTTCAGACAGGTGATGTCACTAGCTAGTGAATCTGCCTGTTTCATTCATGTCTATTCTAGTGTGGTCATTAGGACCAAAAATGGTTTGATCAACTATGAACAGGATTTCTACCCAAGCAAGAATTGACACCTCTCTATAAGAAGTTAACATCCATTAATTTTAAGCTGCCAGGCTGTACACGATGTGTTGTGCTCGGCGGAAGGAAACATCATCACAGTACTAATGCACTACATAGTAAACTATACGCATTTTGAAATGGCCTCCATAGTTTGTGGAAGCAGCCAGCTAGTGTACAAGTTAGGAGTTCATGTTCGAAGCTCACCAgtcttttgtgttgtgttgtgaggagtgaggaggacaggggagtcAGGAAAAAGAGGAGGCAAATCTTGTTAGTCGAGCATGCTGGTGTTGTTACGTACTAAACGCCCCCATCACCTGCTCTCTGTTTTTCCAGCCTGCAATATAAAAGTTGAGGCTCGGAGTGACGAGGAGAATGGGATGGCATGTGAGGCGAATggcgtgatggaggaggaggatgaggaagatgaggaggaggaggaggaggaggaaggggcagAGGACTTGCGCGTGCTGGATGCCTCGGGCGCCAAGGTGAACGGCTCCTACGCCAATCccaatgccaatgccaatgccaatgccGCCCACGTGCCCGCCAGAGCCACCACCGCCACGCCCTCCGTCCCCCACCACGCCAAGGCGCCCTACCCGGCAGCCGGCGGCATCCGCCTCCCCAACGGGAAGCTCAAGTGTGATATCTGTGGGATAGTTTGCATTGGGCCCAATGTACTGATGGTGCACAAGCGAAGCCACACGGGTAAGCCCCTACCTCTTGCCATTTGCCATTTCCCTTCTCAAAAAAAGTTAGAGTTGTTTGTCCCGATAAGACACAGAGTTATAAATCTGCTGTTCACAGAATCAGAATGGCaatgttgtagtgcattactcaaGGCCAtgggttatgtcatagtagtgcagcactatggtagttaacttttcaatgacactGGTGGagcggcatgcattatggggctacttgcCATTTTTGTGCAAACTAGTCCAGGGACAACAACTCTTGTGTAGGCCCTCTGAATCaatgaataaaaaaatgtaaaacaatATGACAGACACATCTttgcctttttacatttttctacTATGTTGCGCCTGTTTGTAGTCTCTGGTGGCGCAGCTTGCTTTGAGGTGGGCCTGACCTCTGTCAGCCAGTGGGGCTTCCTTTCCGCTTAGATTGTAGGTAGCTGGCGGGAGGGACTGGCTATGCTGCTGTACTGTACCTAATCGCTTACATATACCTGTGACGTATGCAATTATCATTATTCATGAGCCTGGCAGTGAGCCTATACCTTTGGAATTGAGTGGTACACGGTCAGCATCATCACTCAATAACACGTCATGTAGTTGTGGTTGTGGATTGGTTGGGCAAAACTGTAGCTCTGAGTCAGAATCTCTGTATGAAATGACATCAAGTGCAAACATGAGTCTGGTTTACCTGGCTACTTAGGCAGGGTCCAAGCCCTCTTAAGCCTATTCAGCAGCCTCTTTTTTAACCTCTCTCTGCTCTTTGTACTCTCCATCCATACACCTGTTATGCAAGGGCCACCACTTTACCATCAGCCTCACTGTTCCCACTCACTTTGATACCCCTCCGTGTGAGAGTAGTACTACAACGCAAAGTCAGATAATTGGAGTTGCAGTGTGATCCTGGCAGAACTACAGTAGAGTTGGAAGAATCCTAGTCACAGAGTCAGAGTACTTAAGTCGCAGTGTGATCCTGGCAGAACtatagtcatagcctactgtagtgaTCATGCTGTTGTCACCGTGGGTGCCTCACAAGTTGTTTTGGTAAAGATACTGATATGACAGGAAGCTTGTGTGATTGGGAGAAGCTGCTGTGTGAGAGTGAGTTGATAGCGATGGTTGTGTAACATCTTTCCCTCATTTCTCAAAAGACACTTCAGCCACAGTGAAAGTGGTGAGGTTACTTACCCTCAACTAACCTGTGTTGAAAAGAAAGCATAACATGACAGGCAAAAGGATATCTGGAGTGTCTGTGCCATCTTTGTGCTAACTTTATTTCTTACGTGCAGCCATTATTTTTTGTTCACTTTGTTCTTATCTTATTTTGCTAATATTGGTTGAGATTAGGCTACATAAGAAAATATAAACAcatcaaacaaaaaaatcatttaACAATTAAAGCCCTAAACAATGTGTGCGCAATAATTAGGATAAGGAAACCTCCATGAGACTGCCATTATCGCATTATTtaagagtttctctctctctgaaaattgATATTCCATTGTAATGAAGGCAAACCACTGGTGGAGAACAGCTCTCAAAAAGGCACTTAGCAGTCTCACTTCAGGACCTTATTAAACTCAAAACGGAAGAAAGGAACAGCGAGCtaatgtaaatgcaaaaaaagagaacgTATAATAAAAGATATAATGAAGTGCTTCcatttaaatataaatattcGTTGGAGAGACTGTGCTCCTGAAATGCCTTTTTAATGAGATTCTTTTTTCTGTAGTTTTGCTGCTTCACTGGTGACTCTTATTTTTTTAAGGGGGGGAGGCTTTGAAGAAAGAGCTGTATTAAAAGACCTCTCTCAGAATGCCACAACACGCTGAGAGGCTGGATATTGGTTTATTCCAGAGGCGCTGATCAGGAAGAGTGGCTCTCAAACACAAAGTGTTTCCTCCGCTTTATTTAAATGAGGTCTGCATTTGCATTGTGATGTGCCCCGCTCTTATTTTAGAGccgaagaagaggaaaaaatgaGATTTTCAGATCAAATTGACCCAGGCAGTGGTGCATCACGAAACTGGCAGGCTCGGTTTGAAAGGCTCTTGTTCGATCACGGAGCCAAGGCGGTGCGCCGGGGCAGGgagcgcacgcatgcaggcagcagccgggagagagagagagagtgccgctCCGCTTCTGAGATCCCTCTGGTGTGTTTGATTGAGTCTCGCTGCGAGCAGCTCCCGTCGTTGAGGATGTTGCTTGCGCGCGGAAGCCGTGTAGGACACTGACCCCACGTTCAGTGCATAATGGCGCTGCCGACGGGGGATTCTCAAGTTCAGGAGGCTTCTTTACATACCGCAACTCCCTGGGCACCGGTCCACCATCAGGCCATTTACGACTCAAATTAAACTCGTGCAAGTTGAATTGAGTAGTAAAGTGTTCCAAATGCGTGTAAACAAATaggacccccccaccaccaccaccaccaccacccgattTCCTTGTGACGCACAGTAAATGCTCTTTTCTTTGTTGTATTGAATATATAGATTTTCACCTTCAAACACACAGTAGTGCAGTGGTCTTCAATTATTTTCCCCCGAgagccaaattatgtagcgcaaggcTCAAGGCCAAACAAAATCGCCCGACTGCAGTGCGACAGATAGCGTACATACATGTTTCTTTTGTTCCAACCTCGTGGCGGcctaaatgtttgccatgcccgggccggatatGGCCCACAGGcagccatttggagaccactgcagtaaTGCATCCAGTCTTCCAAAATGACATGCCCAGCCTCTTTGTGGACATTTAAACTCACTTCAATTCCCGAGAACCATCACTTCTTTATCACATGAACTATTCATATTATGTTTAAATATAGCTGCCAGCAGCAATGTGGGGCCAAGCAGAAAACATTTGAAGCAGTAGGCCTAAAGCTGTGTTGCCATCAGTGCTGATAgtgttactttgaaaaagtaactaattacaattACTAGTTAATTCTTCAGAAAAGTAATTGCGCTAGTAACTGCATTACTTCACTAGAAAAGTAACTAGTTATCAGGAAAAGTATTTATTGTGTTACTTTTTGTTGAAACGAAAGAACAGTTAAACAATGATTTGATTTTGGTAATCCAGTTCACAAAGTTTTTTGGCAAAGGGGTGTGCTCTTTTGTCTTCCACGAGATGGATTTTTTGCAACAAGAGAACCATAAAAACCTCTACAGTGGTCCtatgttttcaaccacataacTGGCGATTATATTATTGAGCTGAGCCTTAGACAGTAGTGTCTGTCCTGAAAAATCAGGTTTGCTTTGCTTAAGAGCagtgtcttcctctccctcttggtTAGAGCTCAAGCTACCTGCACCAGGGCTAGGGGGTGGGTTAGCACTAGCGATACCTAGCGTGTTCCTCCACCATGCAATGCTCTGAGGTGCTTCATCAAATTGGAGTTGGTCGTTATTACAGATGCGAACAGAACTTTGTTTCCAGGGCACAGTTTACTTTGCATATAAACAACATCAGCAACAACATTCCTAGCACTGGTTGCCATGCTAACAATGACCTTAGCCTAGACAAATATGCATTAGCATTGTTAGCATGCATGTTGACCTTCCTTggcaaagtgaaagtgaaatcaCACTTAGGCTAAATGGCAGACGTTAGGCAAAATTAGCATAATCAGCATATTAGTAGTTAACATGCTACTCACCTACCCTAGCAAAGTGAAAGTGGACTCACAAagacctaaaaaaaataataattttgttttgttttcatcttgCACCACAACAGAAATAGCCTACTGCCAATATCGCCCCCTTTGTAGTTGGTCTATTTTAATCTaatcaaaatgccatttttagatGTCTGAAAGTTCAGTGGAGAATTTATTGTGAATGCAATGAATGCACACCCcccttgccccccacccccaacccaatgAAAATCCACCCAATAAAACCAATGTATTTTTCATGTTCAGCATGTTTATAGGCTACTATTGCTTAAAACAGAAGATTAAAcagctttctgtgtgtgtctaattGTCTGTGCAGGGGAGAGGCCGTTCCAGTGTAACCAGTGTGGTGCTTCCTTCACCCAGAAGGGCAACCTGCTGCGCCACATCAAGCTCCATTCCGGAGAGAAACCCTTCAAGTGCCACCTGTGCAACTACGCCTGCCGCCGCCGAGACGCACTCACCGGCCACCTCCGCACACACTCTGGTGAATAAACAactacccacgcacgcacgcacgcacacacacacacacacacacacacacacacacacacacacacacacacacacactggtaatctggcataaagGGTATTTTCCGATGGGCGGACAGCCCTCCAGTGCAAATGCTATTTCTTGAattttcttagagactggcccacaactTATAGGAGGCTGCCCAAAAACGTCTTTTTGGGCACAgttcagccctgcacacacactctcagtgctGACTACTTCTAATCCTTCCATCTAACAAACACATAACAAATGGCCATAACAAAATAAAGTTATTCTAAAAAAAAGTAGGTGTCTCCCTAACAGTAACTAGCTACTCTCATATgtccatatactgtatagcctactagcCACAATTTATATGGGAATAGTAATATTCCTGATTCTCCCTcctgaggagtaaggaatttttcccagttcttctaAAATTTAATGCGAACATTTTACaactcccatagacctctgttGTCTCATttacatttaattccaaattaactcaATATAATTCAGAATTTAATTGAATTACGCTTTGAAAACATTGTGTAAACGCTTCATGATTCTGAACAACTTTATCCCTCTATCATGTATATGTTCATTCCACTTAAAAACAATGCCGGTTGCTCCATGCATGATCGTGTTAAGCAAATGAGGCAACGACACAGACCCAGCATAGATGGCTCTGACCTAGTGTGTGCATCCTCTGTCGAatcgaaatgctttctgatccccagAAATGTATTCGAAATTAAATTAAAGTGCTCCAGCATAATTTTAATtccgaactatttaattcagaattattctttcagaattaaaaacatcatgtatatGTGGCATGTTTTAAAATTCCCAGAGAGTGGTTGTGAGATCATAGGGAGAACTCAACATTTTgctaaaattctaatcacataaacAGTATGTGATGGTACTCAAATGGTTAATACTTTGTAAAATCTTACTGCAATATTTCATTTCACTATGTGTTTTAGTTGACCAATATACTCTTTCACATTTACATTGCTTATTCCTATTTTTATTTATGGGAATTTAAGTTACACATTTGTCTGTTtactcacaaatgcacatgtactgtattaaATATGCATATCTGCGCACTTTTGTCCCCTTTCTAGTCGGAAAACCCCACAAGTGTGCGTACTGTGGGCGGAGCTACAAGCAACGCAGTTCGTTAGAGGAGCACAAAGAGCGTTGCCATAACTACCTGCAGTGCATGGGCCTCCAAAACAGCATCTACTCAGGTCAGTCCACAGCCCACTACTGAaaacctctgctctgctctgtccgcctgtctgcctgctctgTGTGACTTGTCTCTTTCCATCCATGTTTAGGCCTAAGCATGCATGTGGTATAAGTCATGTCCGTCCCACAGATGACTTGTTCCTTTCTTTTGTTTTCCTCTAGTATATAGGTGTCTTCATATACAGTGTGTCCTAGTTGACAGTATAACATACTGTAACATCAGGCCTATACATAGTATGGTCAGCCAGCATCTTTTCTGTGGTGTGCTTCACCCATTAGTAAGGGCTTTTCATTTCATCTTTTACATTAAATATGACTCTATTCAGCATTTCAATAATTGCATGGACATGGACAAACATCTTTTTATTGTATGAATAGAAAAGACACTAACTTCTATTTTTAAATTTTAATCTGTAGAATAAAAGCAAAATAAGAGTAAAATAAAGGCAGTTTATTCCTTATAAATGGCATTACTATTCCAAATAGGTGTAATAATTATAGCCTACTTATTTTTTTTCCGGGGCTATATTTATTCCATTATTTAAATTCCCATGATAATTTCCAGAATCATAGGTTAGTTTTTaagaaatttaaatttaaatttttaGAAAAGACCTACATATATATACAGCTACTGTAATAACCCTACAaaaaaattaattattttttgcTGCAGTCCTTTTGCCTAGAGTCAAAtataaactgcaaaatataaactACAAACATAATCTGAAAGCCCCACATGCttataaaataaatgaatgttgttattattattgtaacaCTTTAAACACTAGTGCCAcaccactactattactactacacaATAAACCATGTAGTGTTAttgcaacacttacagagtatggCCAACACTGTGGGTGTTCAAATTCAACCCTCtgtgtgttgaatgaacactaccAAAGCCCTAAACCTGCTTCTCTGTCTTGCTTCCCCGTATAGTAAAGCAAGAAGACAGCCAGCAAAGTCAGCCGAGAGAAGAGATAAGCCTGACGGGACCAGAGAGAGCCTTGGTGCTAGACAGACTAGCTAATAACGTAGCCAAGCGAAAGAGCTCTATGCCACAGAAGTTTGTGGGTAAGAGTCGTCTCAGTCTCACTTTACATGATATACACACATAGCTTACGTACTGtatactatataggcctatatatatatatataaatacacatgTGTAATTATTCCTGCCCAATAGGATTAAATATAAAGTTAGGTGGCAGAGGCACTGACTGTAACAAAGCAGAGTTAAAACATCTGTCTGTCGAcaaaggcaacaaaaaaaaatcactttattttattgatttatttttttacctcATTTTACGCTAATAACAAAAAAAGAGTACAAAtgtcgtgtctgtgtctgtcacacTGGAGTCCTTCTGGGATTAAAACATCCATGCATGTCATGCATTGTGTGTTCTCTATTTGGCATGCCTCATCAAATGATCAGTCCAAATCCAGCATGCTGTATTAAATTATACATGGCAGATTAAGGGAAATGGCTTTCGTGAGTTTTGCAAGATTCGACAGGAAGAGCAACACAGATGAAAAGGACCAGAGCAAAGGTGCAATAACCTAAcagctctctgtctccctctctctcttcctttcccctctgtctttgtttgtgtctctaccccccccccccctctctcttgctctcgctctctcttcctccactatctgtctgtctcctctctctctctctctctctctctctttcaatctctctctctctgtgccacagGCGAGAAGCGTCTGCTGGACCTGCCGTTCGAGGCGGGGGGCGGCGCTGCCGAGCTGATGCAGCCCCACGTCATGGACCAGGCCATCAACAGCGCCATCAGCTACCTGGGCGCCGAGTCCCTGCGGCCGCTGGTGCAGACCTCCCCCAGCGAGGTCATGGGCGGGGCCCTCTACCAGCTCGGCAAGCCCTCAGGCGACGCCGCCGCCAACAACTCCaacggcggaggaggaggaggagtaggaggggccGGCCTGTCGGCCAAAGACAGCGCGGCCGAgaacctcctccttctctccaagTCCAAGTCGGCCTCCAGCGACAAGGACGGCTCGCCCAGCCCCAGCGGCCAGGACTCCACCGACACCGAGAGCAACCACGAGGAGCGCGGCCCCGGGGGCGGGGGAGCTCCAGGGGTGGTCGGGGCGGCCAGCGCCGGGCTCATCTACCTGACCAACCACATGACCCCGGCGGCCCTGCGGaacggcggtggcggtggccccTTGCCCCTGGTGAAGGAGGAGCACCGGCAGCAGCAGTACGAGGCCCTGAGGGCCGTGGCGGCGGCCGCGGTGGCAGGGGCGGCGGGCATGGACCTGAGCGTGGGCGTGGGCTCGCAGGGCTTCAAGGTGCTGACGGGCGACGGGGAGGAGGTGCGCTCGTACCGCTGCGACCCGTGCCGCGTGCTCTTCCTGGACCACGTCATGTACACCATCCACATGGGCTGCCACGGCTTCCGGGACCCCTTCGAGTGCAACCTGTGCGGCTACCGCAGCCAAGACCGCTACGAGTTCTCCTCGCACATGACGCGCGGCGAGCACCGCTACTGAAGGAGTGAACCAcggaacacagacaacacacaaagacatagacatagacatacacatagacacacacacagacacacatgcacatacatggcGCAAGCACTAGAGCGGGTTCTGAGGGTGTCCATGGGCATATGCTTGCActcacaatctctctttctctctctttttctctctctctctctctctctctctctctctctctctctctctctctctctctctctctctct harbors:
- the ikzf1 gene encoding DNA-binding protein Ikaros isoform X2, with the protein product MLGWNEEVPWRGEGPRAEFHSATAALRSSAHGAGESWKSFILQSQGIAEYLQRMETEEAQEMSQIAGRDSPPPNEASEEMDESMPVPEDLSSTAGLQQNNRADKGLGERPFQCNQCGASFTQKGNLLRHIKLHSGEKPFKCHLCNYACRRRDALTGHLRTHSVGKPHKCAYCGRSYKQRSSLEEHKERCHNYLQCMGLQNSIYSVKQEDSQQSQPREEISLTGPERALVLDRLANNVAKRKSSMPQKFVGEKRLLDLPFEAGGGAAELMQPHVMDQAINSAISYLGAESLRPLVQTSPSEVMGGALYQLGKPSGDAAANNSNGGGGGGVGGAGLSAKDSAAENLLLLSKSKSASSDKDGSPSPSGQDSTDTESNHEERGPGGGGAPGVVGAASAGLIYLTNHMTPAALRNGGGGGPLPLVKEEHRQQQYEALRAVAAAAVAGAAGMDLSVGVGSQGFKVLTGDGEEVRSYRCDPCRVLFLDHVMYTIHMGCHGFRDPFECNLCGYRSQDRYEFSSHMTRGEHRY
- the ikzf1 gene encoding DNA-binding protein Ikaros isoform X3 codes for the protein MLGWNEEVPWRGEGPRAEFHSATAALRSSAHGAGESWKSFILQSQGIAEYLQRMETEEAQEMSQIAGRDSPPPNEASEEMDESMPVPEDLSSTAGLQQNNRADKGLGERPFQCNQCGASFTQKGNLLRHIKLHSGEKPFKCHLCNYACRRRDALTGHLRTHSVGKPHKCAYCGRSYKQRSSLEEHKERCHNYLQCMGLQNSIYSGEKRLLDLPFEAGGGAAELMQPHVMDQAINSAISYLGAESLRPLVQTSPSEVMGGALYQLGKPSGDAAANNSNGGGGGGVGGAGLSAKDSAAENLLLLSKSKSASSDKDGSPSPSGQDSTDTESNHEERGPGGGGAPGVVGAASAGLIYLTNHMTPAALRNGGGGGPLPLVKEEHRQQQYEALRAVAAAAVAGAAGMDLSVGVGSQGFKVLTGDGEEVRSYRCDPCRVLFLDHVMYTIHMGCHGFRDPFECNLCGYRSQDRYEFSSHMTRGEHRY
- the ikzf1 gene encoding DNA-binding protein Ikaros isoform X1; amino-acid sequence: MLGWNEEVPWRGEGPRAEFHSATAALRSSAHGAGESWKSFILQSQGIAEYLQRMETEEAQEMSQIAGRDSPPPNEASEEMDESMPVPEDLSSTAGLQQNNRADKGLACNIKVEARSDEENGMACEANGVMEEEDEEDEEEEEEEEGAEDLRVLDASGAKVNGSYANPNANANANAAHVPARATTATPSVPHHAKAPYPAAGGIRLPNGKLKCDICGIVCIGPNVLMVHKRSHTGERPFQCNQCGASFTQKGNLLRHIKLHSGEKPFKCHLCNYACRRRDALTGHLRTHSVGKPHKCAYCGRSYKQRSSLEEHKERCHNYLQCMGLQNSIYSVKQEDSQQSQPREEISLTGPERALVLDRLANNVAKRKSSMPQKFVGEKRLLDLPFEAGGGAAELMQPHVMDQAINSAISYLGAESLRPLVQTSPSEVMGGALYQLGKPSGDAAANNSNGGGGGGVGGAGLSAKDSAAENLLLLSKSKSASSDKDGSPSPSGQDSTDTESNHEERGPGGGGAPGVVGAASAGLIYLTNHMTPAALRNGGGGGPLPLVKEEHRQQQYEALRAVAAAAVAGAAGMDLSVGVGSQGFKVLTGDGEEVRSYRCDPCRVLFLDHVMYTIHMGCHGFRDPFECNLCGYRSQDRYEFSSHMTRGEHRY